One stretch of Prinia subflava isolate CZ2003 ecotype Zambia chromosome 19, Cam_Psub_1.2, whole genome shotgun sequence DNA includes these proteins:
- the SDF2L1 gene encoding stromal cell-derived factor 2-like protein 1 produces the protein MRGGRRLFPLLLLALLPGLCHGREPAPGAVTCGSVLKLLNTRHSVRLHSHEVKYGSGSGQQSVTGVEASDDANSYWRIRGKSDSSCQRGTPVKCGQAIRLTHVNTGKNLHTHHFPSPLSNNQEVSAFGDDGEGDDLDFWIVQCSGTYWEREDAVRFRHVGTEVFLSITGEQYGHPIRGQREVHGMPAANHHNYWKAMEGVFIKPSLDPAKHDEL, from the exons ATGCGGGGCGGCCGCCGCCTCTTcccgctgctgctcctggcGCTGCTGCCCGGGCTGTGCCACGGCAGGGAGCCCGCGCCGGGCGCCGTGACTTGCGGCTCGGTGCTGAAGCTGCTCAACACCCGCCACAGCGTGCGGCTCCACTCGCACGAGGTCAAGTACGGCTCCG GAAGCGGGCAGCAGTCGGTGACAGGAGTTGAAGCTTCAGATGATGCCAACAGCTACTGGCGGATCCGTGGGAAGAGCGACAGCAGTTGCCAGCGTGGGACTCCAGTGAAATGTGGGCAAGCCATACGGCTTACCCATGTCAACACTGGGAAGAATTTGCACACTCATCACTTCCCATCACCACTCTCCAATAACCAA GAAGTGAGTGCCTTTGGGGATGATGGTGAAGGAGATGACCTGGATTTCTGGATTGTGCAGTGCAGTGGCACTTACTGGGAGCGGGAGGATGCCGTGCGCTTCAGGCACGTGGGGACCGAGGTGTTCCTGTCCATCACGGGCGAGCAGTACGGCCACCCCATTAGAGGCCAGAGGGAAGTCCATGGCATGCCCGCTGCCAACCACCACAACTATTGGAAGGCCATGGAGGGAGTCTTCATCAAACCCAGTCTGGACCCTGCAAAACACGATGAGCTCTGA
- the YDJC gene encoding carbohydrate deacetylase, whose protein sequence is MLQVKLIITGDDFGYCPRRNQGIVDCFLAGAISNVSLLVNGSAAADAAELARRHNIPIGLHANLSEGSPVCEVLKRNSSLLNQDGFFHGKMGFRTALSKGLLKMSEVKQELKAQVELFHELTGHLPPHMDGHQHVHVLPEVRHVFAEVLEEYGIKYTRVPIEPGLHNCDWIPPSLMDFYLGVEEDSFNTVDVFTKHGIRWADIYIGLSTMGRSMSVSSLRSALGSAILRLTAGAAHGSTAAIELMVHPGYPSVPPAGGCGQGPDDFSQSWERLHELQTLIKPELQSYYKSRNIQLCSFKDL, encoded by the exons ATGCTTCAGGTGAAGCTAATAATAACTGGAGATGACTTCGGCTATTGTCCTCGGAGAAACCAAGGCATTGTGGACTGTTTCCTGGCTGGTGCGATATCTAACGTGTCCCTTCTAGTCAACGGAAGTGCTGCAGCagatgcagcagagctggcaagGAG ACACAACATCCCAATAGGCCTGCATGCCAACCTCTCCGAGGGCTCCCCTGTGTGTGAGGTGCTCAAGAGGAACTCGTCTCTGCTCAACCAAGATGGattcttccatggaaaaatgggattCAGAACAGCTCTATCAAAAGGTCTCCTGAAGATGTCAGAG GtgaagcaggagctgaaggcgCAGGTGGAGCTGTTCCATGAGCTGACAGGTCACCTACCTCCTCACATGGATGGGCACCAGCATGTCCATGTTCTCCCAG AGGTCAGACACGTGTTTGCAGAGGTGTTAGAGGAATATGGGATTAAGTACACACGTGTCCCAATAGAGCCAGGCCTCCATAACTGTGACTGGATTCCACCATCCCTGATGGACTTCTACCTGGGAGTAGAAGAAGATTCTTTTAACACAGTGGATGTGTTTACAAAGCATGGAATAAG gtgGGCAGACATTTACATCGGCCTGAGCACCATGGGCAGGAGCATGTCTGTCAGCAGCCTCCGCAGCGCCCTCGGCAGCGCCATCCTGCGGCTCACGGCCGGGGCGGCGCACGGCAGCACAGCCGCCATCGAGCTGATGGTGCACCCCGGCTACCCCAGCGTCCCGCCCGCCGGCGGCTGCGGGCAAGGACCGGACGATTTCTCACAGTCCTGGGAACGCCTCCACGAACTCCAGACATTAATTAAGCCGGAGCTGCAGAGCTACTACAAAAGCAGGAACATTCAGTTGTGTTCATTCAAAGATCTTTAA